Part of the Arachis hypogaea cultivar Tifrunner chromosome 6, arahy.Tifrunner.gnm2.J5K5, whole genome shotgun sequence genome, AGTTAAAAGAAGGAAACCCTAAAACGGCGGGAAAAATCGAAGCATTATTGGCGGGAAAAaccaaaaagtaaaaacaaagcACCCATTTCCCTTTTTGAACACTTCATCTATTCGCATCGCGTTCTCAGTTTCTTCACTCTTCTTTCTTCGTTTctgctctctttctctttctaggGTTTTGAAGATGTTCTCTGGCTCCCAGTTCGACGCCACCACCGCCTTCTCCGGCGGCGGTTTCATGGCATCCCAATCCACCAACCTCAATGATTCATCCCCTTCCGCCGCTAAAGTAAACTCTTCTTTCTCTCACTTCTATTCTCATTCTCTTTTCTCAAagttttcggtttttctctgaaaAGGAAATCGtcgtagaaaaaaaaaaagaagaagctaaaTTAGGGGAAAATTATAACAAGGAGAAAGTGTTTTGGTTTGCATCGAAAGCTTAATTGCAACTTTACCTTTTGAAAGATTGTTGGTAATGAAATACTGTGCAGTATTATTGTGTTTTCGCTTGTTAAATCTCTTGACTAACCCCTTTTTTTTTGTGGTTTCGACCTATTTtgacttttttaaattttaatttttttttatagagcCGTGAAACTCAGGGTTTGATTCCGGTGACAGTGAAGCAGATAAGTGAAGCTTCGCATTCTGGTGATGAAAAATCGAATTTTGTGATTAACGGTATTGATGTAAACAATGTAAGGTTTTAGCTGCTGTTGTGCTATTTTATCTGTCAGAtactcaaattttaattaaaaatgtatGAACTTGGATTTGTTTGTTCTCCTGGTGATTTTTAcggtattttttttttggttacaaGTGTGTAGTTTAAAACCGGATCTTGGAAGGACAgaataaatttatcttattttgtacTATTTTGACCCTGTGTATTCAGGTTACATTGGTTGGAATGATGTTTGAGAAAGCTGAGAGAACCACTGATGTTAATTTTGTTTTGGATGATGGAACTGGACGAATCAAATGCCGAAGATGGTAAGTTCACATTTTCTAATTTCTATCTAAAATAAATGTTAATACATGTGCTAGTGGCTTTTGTGAACTTGACTATATGAGGCGATGTATTTTGGAGAGCTGAAAAGAGTTTGACTTTCTTGTTGACAATGTGGCTAGGGTCAATGAGGCTTTTGACACCAAAGAAATGGAAGAAGTACAGTAAGTTCTTAACTTTGGATGTTAAAGTGCTTATTGGCAACATGCATAGTCTCTATCTACATCTGTTATCTCTTaccttatcaaattatttaatgatagGGATGGTATGTATGTTCGTGTTTATGGCCACTTGAAAAGCTTTCAAGGTGTGAAGCAGCTTGTTGTCTTCTCAGTCAGGCATGTGTGCTAGATCCATTTGTTGTATGCTATGATCAATTGTGCCATGGTTCACTTTTTAGATTTACCATGTTAGTTTGTTGCGTGCCAAATGTAATTCCACAGAATGCCTAACTGAAGGCTAAATatttggaaaataaaaaatattattattggatGATCACTAAAATTGATCCAATTGCTTAGGCCCTTAACATATAGCAGGATTGCAAGAGAGACCCAAAGCATTTGAGCTCAAGTCTCAACCGTTGAATTCAGTAAAAGATTACACTGATTACTGACTTCATTTAGGCATCACCTGCAGCTGTTAGTTGCTTTGATTTGGATGTCTAGAGTTCTTGCCAATCAGCAGGTGTTCCCAGTGAGTTAGGAATTCATTATTAATCTACATTAGGGTGCAGTTTTCCTGGACTGCATTTAGTCATGGCTGCTTAAAGATGTTTCATTAATGGGTATATCAGAACTAGCAGTTACTttctcttgattgtgtttgatttTGCTGGATAAAGTTATATTTTAAGttgatgtttaaaaaaaaattatacaaagatTAAAAAGCACTGAATGTGTATGCAAGTTAATGCTAGCTGAGTACCTCTTGATTATGTTTGTCTCAGCTGCTGCTGTTAATTGGTTaagttttgagaattttttttcacTTCCTTTTCATTTGTAGTTGACTAGTTGATATGAATGAATTGATCGTGGGCTGCCAACCATTCCTTACAGAATGTGTGTACTGATTTTAGTCTTAAAGATGATTTGGCATTATTTATGTTGTCTGATTGAGTGCCTTTACAATCATGCGAGTAAAATAGCCtagtttttgataattttttagctTATTTCTCATTGTCTTACTGGGATTATATGATGCATGTTGTTCAAAACTCTTTGATGGTTTTGGCTTGGAACTTTCATTTTAGATGTTTTGTTGATTGTGATCAGCGTCctcatgtttatttatttatttattttgcaaaTGTTGAACTTTGGGTTGAATCTTGGTTGTTAGTCTATTTGATGGATTTGCATATTTGGAAAATTGATCTGCTAGTTTAAGGTCTTATGTTCTTATGGCATTTTACCTTGACGTGTGGCATAAATACAATCTATGTTTTAATCATTGTggccaaattttttatatttgtaacaTGCCAGTTTGGTGTATTGGCTTGTATGATGCTTATCTTGTTTGTGGTGATTTTAACAGGCCTGTGACAAATTTTGACGAGATCTCATTTCACTTTGTTGATTGCATACATAATCACCTCCACACCAAAGTAAAGGTAGGCATGGCTTTTCTATAATGCTAGTCTATTTTCTGTTTGATCATAGTATTATAGCAGTTTAGACTGCATAGACTTTCAAGAATATGATAATTTGAGAATTGTGTGCGCTCTCATACATTATTCCTTTGTATATACataataattcataataatttacaattttttatatgtatttcaGGCAGAAGGAATCACTCCTGCAAATCCTTCATCAGGCTCATCTTTGATCACTCCTGTCAAAAATGCATCGAATGGTTCACAGGAACCGTCATCTAATCCAGTATGACATTTGACACTCCAGTTGCTATAGtacttgtttagtttgattaGATTTATGATATGATTTCCCTCCTGCTCAGGGGTATGCTCAGTATAGTGTGGATGGACTCAAGGATTGTGATAAATTGGTTATGGACTATCTGCAACAGCATTCAGACATGTGAGTTATACAACCAAACTttcatatttgtaatttttttataatctttTTCCAATTACTGGTTTCAATAAATTTAGGATTGTTGACTTCACACTGACAGGGCTAAACACAAATATGATCTATAATAGGGCACATATGAGTTATGATATGTTTGATGCTTGTAGTAGATTCCACCTAGTGAACAAGGTTTAGTTTATGTTAATTGCTCATTGTAGAATACACATGATGCTGAAAGACTTCAATATGATTCTAAATTGCAGGTCGGATGAACGAGGAATACATGTCAATGAACTATCTCGAGAACTTAAGCTTCCAATGGACAAGATCATGTATTTTTTGTACTCTTCTATGTACTTGTTTTCTTCTAAGTCTGCATTCCAATCGCATATTAACTTGAAGCTGTTTATGATGCCAGGTTGTCTCTAAAGACTCTCGGAGATGATGGTTTAGTGTACTCCACCATAGATGACTACCATTACAAACAAGCTTGATGCTTGAGCTGGGTAATCAGGACATGGATCACTGATGCTGATGTTGGTCTATTTTACCTTTTTAGTTTTCTAGATAGTGTAGATATGCTTATGGATAAATTAACCTATTGTATGCTTTATCATATGAATTACTTGATCAGTGGTGCAAATTCCTGATGGTTTCTTGGATAATTTTATTAAAAGTCATCGGTAAGCTATTTAAGAATTGTGAACTAGTATATAGACAATCTTGTTCGGTTGTTATTGCCAAATGTTTTAggtgtctattttttttttaatactgaTATTGACATAGTAACTTGAGCATACAAAAGCATCCCTATACTGAAGCATTCCATCCTGGATGCTTATTTGAAGGAACTCATTCCTTTTGGGCAGTTTTCATAACTTTTTTAATACCATCTTGTGCAATTTATTAGAATTAAAGTCTTATTTTTGGTGGTGGAATTATATTTTTCAAtgttttttctaataaaataattaaataaattctaacaTAGACAGAAATTTGAGCTTGGCACGGTTTCTACACTGTTCCAAAGTGAAAACATAAACTGTTTATACAGTTGCCACAAAAAAGAAACCGTTTAAGTGAGCGTGcttttagtcatttttttataTGTAGCTTTCTGCCTGAGGGTTTTCTATTTGGCTTGAGAGTTGAGAGTTTGCTTTATTATTGCTGTGTCCATGGCAGTTAGAGACATAGTTGATTTTGAGAAAGAAAACgtctaattattattgttattatgttaGTTCAAGATAGT contains:
- the LOC112755634 gene encoding replication protein A 32 kDa subunit A yields the protein MFSGSQFDATTAFSGGGFMASQSTNLNDSSPSAAKSRETQGLIPVTVKQISEASHSGDEKSNFVINGIDVNNVTLVGMMFEKAERTTDVNFVLDDGTGRIKCRRWVNEAFDTKEMEEVQDGMYVRVYGHLKSFQGVKQLVVFSVRPVTNFDEISFHFVDCIHNHLHTKVKAEGITPANPSSGSSLITPVKNASNGSQEPSSNPGYAQYSVDGLKDCDKLVMDYLQQHSDMSDERGIHVNELSRELKLPMDKIMLSLKTLGDDGLVYSTIDDYHYKQA